The following proteins are encoded in a genomic region of Phragmites australis chromosome 9, lpPhrAust1.1, whole genome shotgun sequence:
- the LOC133928519 gene encoding acyl-coenzyme A oxidase 4, peroxisomal-like isoform X2 yields the protein MGSLGGGGGGVEAGGKVGLPALDVALAFPQATPASLFPPAVSDYYQFDDLLTDEEKALRKKVCGIMEKEIAPIMTEYWEKAEFPFHSISKLATLGLAGGTIKGYGCPGLSLTGSAIAIAEVARVDASCSTFILVHSSLAMSTIALCGSEAQKQKYLPSLAQLKTVGCWALTEPDYGSDASSLRTAATKVPGGWHLDGQKRWIGNSTFADVLIILARNANTNQLNGFIVNKGAPGLKATKIENKIGLRMVQNGDIVLNKVFVPEEDRLTGIDSFQDINKVLAISRVMVAWQPIGISMGVFDMCHRYLKERKQFGAPLAAFQLNQEKLVRMLGNIQAMLLIGWRLCKLYESGKMTPGHASLGKAWTSKKAREVVSLGRELLGGNGILADFLVAKAFCDLEPIFSYEGTYDINSLVTGREITGIASFKPSALAKSRL from the exons ATGGGCAGCTTGGGA ggtggtggtggtggtgtcgaGGCCGGCGGCAAGGTCGGTCTACCGGCGCTGGACGTGGCGCTCGCGTTCCCGCAGGCCACGCCGGCGTCACTCTTCCCGCCCGCCG TATCGGACTACTACCAGTTTGATGATTTGCTGACCGATGAAGAGAAGGCACTCAGGAAGAAGGTCTGTGGAATTATGGAAAAAGAAATCGCGCCCATTATGACTGAA TACTGGGAGAAGGCAGAATTCCCATTTCATTCCATTTCCAAACTTGCAACTCTTGGCTTAGCTGGAGGTACAATAAAG GGATATGGGTGCCCAGGACTTTCACTTACAGGTAGTGCTATTGCTATAGCAGAAGTTGCACGGGTTGATGCGAGCTGCTCCACATTTATTCTAGTGCACTCCTCTTTGGCGATGTCTACAATCG CCCTATGTGGATCAGAGGCTCAAAAGCAGAAGTACTTACCATCTCTTGCTCAGTTAAAAACTGTTGGTTGCTGG GCATTGACAGAGCCAGATTATGGAAGTGATGCAAGCTCCTTAAGGACTGCGGCAACCAAG GTACCTGGTGGTTGGCATTTAGATGGCCAAAAACGCTGGATAGGTAACAGCACTTTTGCAGATGTGCTCATCATTTTAGCTAGGAATGCAAATACAAACCAACTTAATGG ATTTATTGTGAATAAAGGAGCTCCTGGTCTGAAAGCcacaaaaattgaaaacaaaattggaCTCAGAATGGTTCAAAATGGCGATATAGTTCTCAATAAAGTATTTGTCCCTGAGGAAGACAGATTAACAGGCATCGATTCATTTCAGGATATAAACAAG GTACTTGCCATTTCTCGTGTTATGGTAGCATGGCAGCCAATCGGCATATCTATGGGAGTATTTGACATGTGCCATCG ATATTTGAAAGAACGGAAACAATTTGGAGCTCCACTGGCAGCTTTTCAGCTCAACCAAGAAAAGCTTGTTCGGATGCTCGGCAACATTCAGGCCATGCTTCTCATTGGCTGGCGCCTATGCAAGCTGTATGAATCAGGCAAAATGACACCAGGCCATGCTAGTTTAGGCAAG GCTTGGACGTCCAAGAAGGCTAGAGAGGTAGTTTCTCTTGGCCGAGAGCTATTGGGCGGCAATGGCATTTTGGCTGATTTCCTGGTTGCAAAG gcATTTTGTGATTTGGAGCCCATTTTCTCATATGAGGGCACCTATGACATCAACAGCCTGGTGACTGGCCGAGAGATCACCGGGATCGCGAGCTTCAAACCTTCTGCATTAGCAAAATCACGTCTATGA
- the LOC133928519 gene encoding acyl-coenzyme A oxidase 4, peroxisomal-like isoform X3, translating into MGSLGGGGGVEAGGKVGLPALDVALAFPQATPASLFPPAVSDYYQFDDLLTDEEKALRKKVCGIMEKEIAPIMTEYWEKAEFPFHSISKLATLGLAGGTIKGYGCPGLSLTGSAIAIAEVARVDASCSTFILVHSSLAMSTIALCGSEAQKQKYLPSLAQLKTVGCWALTEPDYGSDASSLRTAATKVPGGWHLDGQKRWIGNSTFADVLIILARNANTNQLNGFIVNKGAPGLKATKIENKIGLRMVQNGDIVLNKVFVPEEDRLTGIDSFQDINKVLAISRVMVAWQPIGISMGVFDMCHRYLKERKQFGAPLAAFQLNQEKLVRMLGNIQAMLLIGWRLCKLYESGKMTPGHASLGKAWTSKKAREVVSLGRELLGGNGILADFLVAKAFCDLEPIFSYEGTYDINSLVTGREITGIASFKPSALAKSRL; encoded by the exons ATGGGCAGCTTGGGA ggtggtggtggtgtcgaGGCCGGCGGCAAGGTCGGTCTACCGGCGCTGGACGTGGCGCTCGCGTTCCCGCAGGCCACGCCGGCGTCACTCTTCCCGCCCGCCG TATCGGACTACTACCAGTTTGATGATTTGCTGACCGATGAAGAGAAGGCACTCAGGAAGAAGGTCTGTGGAATTATGGAAAAAGAAATCGCGCCCATTATGACTGAA TACTGGGAGAAGGCAGAATTCCCATTTCATTCCATTTCCAAACTTGCAACTCTTGGCTTAGCTGGAGGTACAATAAAG GGATATGGGTGCCCAGGACTTTCACTTACAGGTAGTGCTATTGCTATAGCAGAAGTTGCACGGGTTGATGCGAGCTGCTCCACATTTATTCTAGTGCACTCCTCTTTGGCGATGTCTACAATCG CCCTATGTGGATCAGAGGCTCAAAAGCAGAAGTACTTACCATCTCTTGCTCAGTTAAAAACTGTTGGTTGCTGG GCATTGACAGAGCCAGATTATGGAAGTGATGCAAGCTCCTTAAGGACTGCGGCAACCAAG GTACCTGGTGGTTGGCATTTAGATGGCCAAAAACGCTGGATAGGTAACAGCACTTTTGCAGATGTGCTCATCATTTTAGCTAGGAATGCAAATACAAACCAACTTAATGG ATTTATTGTGAATAAAGGAGCTCCTGGTCTGAAAGCcacaaaaattgaaaacaaaattggaCTCAGAATGGTTCAAAATGGCGATATAGTTCTCAATAAAGTATTTGTCCCTGAGGAAGACAGATTAACAGGCATCGATTCATTTCAGGATATAAACAAG GTACTTGCCATTTCTCGTGTTATGGTAGCATGGCAGCCAATCGGCATATCTATGGGAGTATTTGACATGTGCCATCG ATATTTGAAAGAACGGAAACAATTTGGAGCTCCACTGGCAGCTTTTCAGCTCAACCAAGAAAAGCTTGTTCGGATGCTCGGCAACATTCAGGCCATGCTTCTCATTGGCTGGCGCCTATGCAAGCTGTATGAATCAGGCAAAATGACACCAGGCCATGCTAGTTTAGGCAAG GCTTGGACGTCCAAGAAGGCTAGAGAGGTAGTTTCTCTTGGCCGAGAGCTATTGGGCGGCAATGGCATTTTGGCTGATTTCCTGGTTGCAAAG gcATTTTGTGATTTGGAGCCCATTTTCTCATATGAGGGCACCTATGACATCAACAGCCTGGTGACTGGCCGAGAGATCACCGGGATCGCGAGCTTCAAACCTTCTGCATTAGCAAAATCACGTCTATGA
- the LOC133928519 gene encoding acyl-coenzyme A oxidase 4, peroxisomal-like isoform X1, with protein MGSLGGGGGGGGVEAGGKVGLPALDVALAFPQATPASLFPPAVSDYYQFDDLLTDEEKALRKKVCGIMEKEIAPIMTEYWEKAEFPFHSISKLATLGLAGGTIKGYGCPGLSLTGSAIAIAEVARVDASCSTFILVHSSLAMSTIALCGSEAQKQKYLPSLAQLKTVGCWALTEPDYGSDASSLRTAATKVPGGWHLDGQKRWIGNSTFADVLIILARNANTNQLNGFIVNKGAPGLKATKIENKIGLRMVQNGDIVLNKVFVPEEDRLTGIDSFQDINKVLAISRVMVAWQPIGISMGVFDMCHRYLKERKQFGAPLAAFQLNQEKLVRMLGNIQAMLLIGWRLCKLYESGKMTPGHASLGKAWTSKKAREVVSLGRELLGGNGILADFLVAKAFCDLEPIFSYEGTYDINSLVTGREITGIASFKPSALAKSRL; from the exons ATGGGCAGCTTGGGAG gtggtggtggtggtggtggtgtcgaGGCCGGCGGCAAGGTCGGTCTACCGGCGCTGGACGTGGCGCTCGCGTTCCCGCAGGCCACGCCGGCGTCACTCTTCCCGCCCGCCG TATCGGACTACTACCAGTTTGATGATTTGCTGACCGATGAAGAGAAGGCACTCAGGAAGAAGGTCTGTGGAATTATGGAAAAAGAAATCGCGCCCATTATGACTGAA TACTGGGAGAAGGCAGAATTCCCATTTCATTCCATTTCCAAACTTGCAACTCTTGGCTTAGCTGGAGGTACAATAAAG GGATATGGGTGCCCAGGACTTTCACTTACAGGTAGTGCTATTGCTATAGCAGAAGTTGCACGGGTTGATGCGAGCTGCTCCACATTTATTCTAGTGCACTCCTCTTTGGCGATGTCTACAATCG CCCTATGTGGATCAGAGGCTCAAAAGCAGAAGTACTTACCATCTCTTGCTCAGTTAAAAACTGTTGGTTGCTGG GCATTGACAGAGCCAGATTATGGAAGTGATGCAAGCTCCTTAAGGACTGCGGCAACCAAG GTACCTGGTGGTTGGCATTTAGATGGCCAAAAACGCTGGATAGGTAACAGCACTTTTGCAGATGTGCTCATCATTTTAGCTAGGAATGCAAATACAAACCAACTTAATGG ATTTATTGTGAATAAAGGAGCTCCTGGTCTGAAAGCcacaaaaattgaaaacaaaattggaCTCAGAATGGTTCAAAATGGCGATATAGTTCTCAATAAAGTATTTGTCCCTGAGGAAGACAGATTAACAGGCATCGATTCATTTCAGGATATAAACAAG GTACTTGCCATTTCTCGTGTTATGGTAGCATGGCAGCCAATCGGCATATCTATGGGAGTATTTGACATGTGCCATCG ATATTTGAAAGAACGGAAACAATTTGGAGCTCCACTGGCAGCTTTTCAGCTCAACCAAGAAAAGCTTGTTCGGATGCTCGGCAACATTCAGGCCATGCTTCTCATTGGCTGGCGCCTATGCAAGCTGTATGAATCAGGCAAAATGACACCAGGCCATGCTAGTTTAGGCAAG GCTTGGACGTCCAAGAAGGCTAGAGAGGTAGTTTCTCTTGGCCGAGAGCTATTGGGCGGCAATGGCATTTTGGCTGATTTCCTGGTTGCAAAG gcATTTTGTGATTTGGAGCCCATTTTCTCATATGAGGGCACCTATGACATCAACAGCCTGGTGACTGGCCGAGAGATCACCGGGATCGCGAGCTTCAAACCTTCTGCATTAGCAAAATCACGTCTATGA